A DNA window from Pyrus communis chromosome 3, drPyrComm1.1, whole genome shotgun sequence contains the following coding sequences:
- the LOC137728735 gene encoding transcription factor VOZ1-like, with the protein MKGSKSNCKSASHKLFKDKAKNRVDDLQGMFMDLQFARKESRSIDAALLEEQVHQMLREWKAELNEPSPASSLQQQGGSLGSFSSDICRLLQLCEEEDDATSPLAAPKPEPNDQNLQVGGSSVFHEGFSVNQGQQEHAIPLADQCKSSPSGVRNVADNNLEGANQLDYHQFELHQDFEQSFYPCFSGTALSGEDTLPQVSTYLPSIFPPPSAFLGPKCALWDCPRPAQGMDWWLDYCSSFHAALALNEGPPGVGPVLRPGGIGLKDGLLFAALSAKAQGKSVGIPECEGAATAKSPWNARELFDLSVLEGEVIREWLFFDKPRRAFESGNRKQRSLPDYNGRGWHESRKQVMNEFGGLKRSYYMDPQPLNHFEWHLYEYEINKCDVCALYRLELKLVDGKKNSKGKLTNDSVADLQKQMGRLSAEFPTDNKRTVKGRAKINARVGVGNVYYSPNRGAITNATFDYGSGAPYDYLLDDVNGYYLT; encoded by the exons ATGAAGGGTTCAAAGAGCAATTGCAAGTCCGCTTCTCACAAGCTTTTTAAGGACAAAGCAAAGAACCGCGTTGATGACTTGCAGGGCATGTTCATGGACCTCCAGTTTGCCAGAAAGGAGAGCCGCTCCATCGATGCTGCACTCCTCGAAGAACAAGTGCATCAGATGCTACGCGAGTGGAAAGCCGAGCTAAATGAGCCCTCCCCGGCTTCTTCTTTGCAGCAGCAG GGTGGCAGTCTTGGTTCGTTCTCTTCAGACATTTGCCGGCTGTTGCAGCTATGTGAAGAGGAAGATGATGCCACTAGTCCATTAGCTGCACCGAAACCTGAGCCAAATGATCAAAACTTGCAAGTTGGAGGAAGTTCGGTCTTTCATGAG GGATTTAGTGTGAATCAAGGGCAACAGGAACATGCCATCCCGTTGGCTGATCAGTGCAAAAGCTCCCCTTCAGGAGTTCGCAATGTTGCTGATAACAATTTGGAAGGGGCTAATCAATTGGACTATCATCAGTTTGAATTGCATCAAGACTTTGAGCAGAGTTTCTATCCTTGTTTTAGTGGCACAGCTTTGAGTGGGGAGGACACGTTGCCTCAGGTTTCTACTTATCTACCGAGTATTTTTCCTCCACCATCTGCTTTCTTGGGCCCAAAGTGTGCACTTTGGGATTGCCCTAGGCCTGCTCAAGGGATGGACTGGTGGCTAGACTACTGCAGTAGCTTTCATGCTGCTTTGGCATTGAATGAAGGACCACCAGGCGTGGGTCCGGTCCTTAGACCTGGGGGCATAGGCCTGAAGGACGGCCTACTTTTTGCTGCTCTTAGTGCAAAGGCACAAGGAAAAAGTGTTGGTATCCCTGAGTGCGAGGGAGCGGCTACTGCGAAGTCTCCATGGAATGCACGTG AACTCTTTGATCTTTCGGTTCTTGAGGGTGAGGTAATCAGGGAGTGGCTCTTTTTCGATAAGCCTCGAAGAGCTTTTGAGAGCGGTAACAGAAAACAGAGGTCATTGCCAGATTACAACGGACGAGGTTGGCACGAGTCAAGGAAGCAAGTGATGAATGAGTTTGGAGGGCTGAAGAGGTCTTACTATATGGATCCTCAACCATTGAACCATTTTGAGTGGCACCTTTACGAGTACGAGATCAACAAGTGTGATGTTTGTGCCTTGTATAGATTGGAGCTGAAACTTGTTGATGGGAAGAAAAATTCCAAGGGCAAACTAACCAACGATTCAGTTGCTGATCTGCAGAAGCAGATGGGAAGGCTTTCTGCCGAGTTCCCCACCGATAACAAGCGCACTGTCAAGGGCAGGGCCAAAATTAACGCAAGGGTTGGTGTCGGAAATGTCTACTACTCTCCAAATCGAGGGGCAATCACAAATGCGACTTTTGACTACGGATCAGGTGCACCGTACGACTACCTTCTTGACGACGTCAACGGCTATTACCTAACCTAA
- the LOC137730014 gene encoding OPA3-like protein, with protein sequence MVLPLLKLGTLAIKTLSKPVAARLKHQAAMHPKFRQFIVSIAQANHRMTTRMQRRIYSHATDVKIRPLNEEKAVQAAVDLIGELFVFSVATVALIFEVQRSARSEARKEEARKGELEALKQRDEALSREVELLKEKLEELEKLARGRGLSGIISFKRPDTDSAESVKPA encoded by the exons ATGGTGCTTCCGCTCCTGAAGCTCGGGACTTTGGCCATCAAAACTCTGAGCAAACCCGTCGCCGCCAGACTCAAACATCAAGCTGCAATGCACCCTAAGTTCCGCCAGTTCATCGTCAGCATCGCACAG GCAAACCATCGAATGACCACGAGAATGCAAAGGCGCATATATAGTCATGCGACTGATGTTAAGATTCGCCCTTTGAATGAGGAGAAGGCTGTGCAGGCTGCTGTGGACCTTATTGGCGAGCTCTTTGTCTTCTCG GTTGCAACAGTTGCTTTGATATTTGAAGTGCAAAGAAGTGCTAGATCAGAAGCCAGAAAGGAGGAAGCACGCAAGGGAGAACTGGAG GCACTGAAGCAAAGAGACGAAGCCTTATCAAGAGAAGTAGAACTTCTTAAGGAAAAACTTGAAGAACTAGAGAAGCTTGCCAGGGGACGAGGACTTAGTGGCATTATCAGTTTCAAGCGCCCTGATACAGATTCTGCAGAGTCAGTAAAGCCAGCCTGA
- the LOC137729088 gene encoding histone H3.2: MARTKQTARKSTGGKAPRKQLATKAARKSAPATGGVKKPHRFRPGTVALREIRKYQKSTELLIRKLPFQRLVREIAQDFKTDLRFQSSAVAALQEAAEAYLVGLFEDTNLCAIHAKRVTIMPKDIQLARRIRGERA; this comes from the coding sequence ATGGCTCGCACCAAGCAAACCGCTCGGAAATCCACCGGAGGAAAAGCTCCCCGCAAGCAGCTGGCCACCAAGGCGGCTCGCAAGTCTGCTCCGGCCACCGGCGGAGTGAAGAAGCCCCACCGCTTCAGGCCCGGAACCGTCGCTCTCCGTGAGATCCGTAAGTACCAGAAGAGCACCGAGCTTCTGATCCGAAAGCTCCCCTTCCAGCGACTGGTCCGTGAGATCGCCCAGGACTTCAAGACTGACCTGAGGTTCCAGAGCTCCGCCGTTGCGGCCCTCCAGGAGGCGGCCGAGGCGTACCTTGTCGGGCTTTTTGAGGACACCAACCTCTGCGCCATCCATGCCAAGAGGGTCACCATCATGCCCAAGGATATTCAGCTCGCTAGGCGCATCAGGGGTGAGAGGGCTTAG
- the LOC137728544 gene encoding uncharacterized protein, with product MSFEKEDLDLVLVPSGLLIMFVYHIILLYRYIHLPHTTVLGFENNDKRAWAERIMQVDKRDVGTALSVISSNTSAATFLCSISLTLSSLIGAWIGSNSSQTVFQSELIYGSTDPSILTMKYISLLTCFLLAFACFVQSARHFVHANYLISMPDSNIPAWYVQMAVIRGGDFWSLGLRALYFALTLLLWFFGPIPMFISSMVLVIVLHYLDTNTRPLHQHQLPGKEIVKRVGERISEVAVTIQRHTERVETTRSTA from the exons ATGAGTTTTGAAAAGGAGGACCTTGATCTGGTTTTGGTCCCAAGTGGATTGCTCATCATGTTTGTCTATCACATCATCCTTCTCTACAGATATATCCATCTCCCTCATACCACAGTTCTTGGCTTTGAAAACAATGACAAAAGAGCTTGGGCTGAAAGAATCATGCAG GTTGATAAAAGAGACGTAGGCACAGCCCTAAGTGTGATTTCGTCTAACACATCAGCAGCAACTTTTCTGTGTTCCATCTCCTTAACTCTCAGCTCCCTCATCGGAGCTTGGATCGGAAGTAATTCGAGTCAGACAGTCTTCCAGAGTGAATTAATTTATGGAAGCACCGACCCATCAATCCTCACAATGAAATACATAAGCCTCTTAACTTGTTTCCTTCTAGCCTTCGCATGCTTTGTTCAATCAGCAAGGCACTTTGTCCATGCAAACTATCTGATCAGCATGCCGGACAGTAACATTCCGGCGTGGTACGTGCAGATGGCGGTCATAAGGGGAGGTGATTTCTGGTCACTTGGGCTTAGAGCACTCTATTTTGCTCTAACTCTTTTGCTATGGTTTTTCGGTCCGATTCCAATGTTTATTTCCTCCATGGTTTTGGTCATAGTCCTCCATTACCTTGACACAAACACCAGGCCACTGCACCAGCACCAGCTTCCCGGAAAGGAGATCGTCAAACGCGTCGGCGAAAGGATCTCAGAGGTGGCTGTGACCATTCAGCGTCATACAGAAAGGGTTGAAACTACTAGAAGTACCGCCTAA
- the LOC137728545 gene encoding uncharacterized protein, which produces MVFQKEYLDVVLVPLGLLIMLIYHLFLLYKYLNHPLSTAIGSENIDRKIWVEKFLQGDDVEVATKVNTALDVISSNTSATTTLASISLTLCALIGAWMANSANNFLPSQIIYGNTNPVTVSIKYICILTCFLLAFSCFVQSARHFVHSNYLLATPGATAKSDVKKAEGAVQRGSEFWSLGLRALYFALNFLLWFFGPIPMLVSSVATVVILSCHDYEKSGGDHKRPPSSAVDTNERLLLVS; this is translated from the exons ATGGTTTTTCAGAAGGAGTACTTAGATGTTGTGCTGGTCCCGTTGGGGCTCTTGATCATGCTAATCTACCACCTCTTCCTCCTCTACAAATACCTCAATCACCCTCTCTCCACCGCTATTGGGTCCGAAAACATTGACAGGAAAATTTGGGTTGAAAAATTTTTGCAG GGTGACGATGTTGAAgttgcaacgaaagttaatACAGCTCTTGATGTGATTTCCTCCAATACAAGTGCAACTACAACCTTAGCATCAATCTCTCTAACTCTCTGCGCTCTCATCGGAGCTTGGATGGCAAACTCAGCCAATAACTTCTTGCCAAGCCAAATAATATATGGCAACACAAACCCAGTGACTGTTTCTATCAAGTACATTTGCATCTTGACATGTTTTCTCCTTGCTTTTTCATGCTTTGTTCAATCAGCTCGGCACTTTGTCCACTCAAACTACCTTTTAGCCACCCCGGGAGCTACCGCGAAAAGCGACGTGAAAAAAGCCGAGGGAGCTGTTCAAAGGGGAAGTGAGTTTTGGTCACTTGGGCTTAGAGCTCTCTACTTTGCTCTCAATTTTCTGCTGTGGTTTTTTGGACCTATTCCCATGTTAGTTTCCTCCGTCGCAACCGTTGTGATCCTATCTTGCCACGACTATGAGAAGTCCGGCGGTGATCACAAGCGGCCGCCATCATCGGCCGTGGATACAAATGAACGTTTATTATTGGTTTCTTGA